From the Saimiri boliviensis isolate mSaiBol1 chromosome X, mSaiBol1.pri, whole genome shotgun sequence genome, one window contains:
- the MAGEB17 gene encoding melanoma-associated antigen B17, translated as MPRGQESKRRARQKRCQARGEDRCLRGAQATAAEEERLPSSPFPACQSASQSSPAAGIPRESQKARYPSSSATAVSLVSSDEGAKGQKGESPNSSQGPSFSESSGDLLNVKTGQLVQFLLNKYLSKEPITREAMLKVINRKYKQYFPEILRRSAENIEMVFGLELKEMDSRRQFYMLISKLDFPSQESLSDGRDFPKSGLLMVLLTMIFMHGNRATEEEMWECLGALGMHKGRKDYIFGEPQELVTKDLVREGYLEYRQVPGSDPPRCEFLWGPRAHAETSKMKVLEFVAKLNDTVASTYQSQYEEALRDEEEQARARAAARAAARAAARARSSRSSQP; from the coding sequence ATGCCTCGTGGTCAGGAGAGTAAGCGTCGTGCCCGTCAGAAACGCTGCCAGGCTCGAGGTGAAGACCGATGTCTCAGGGGTGCTCAAGCCACCGCAGCAGAGGAGGAAAGGCTGCCATCCTCCCCCTTTCCTGCATGCCAGAGTGCTTCCCAGAGCTCCCCCGCTGCAGGCATTCCTCGGGAGTCCCAGAAAGCTAGATACCCCAGCTCTTCAGCTACAGCTGTTTCACTCGTAAGTTCTGATGAAGGTGCCAAGGGCCAAAAGGGGGAAAGTCCCAACTCCTCCCAAGGCCCGTCCTTCTCTGAGAGCTCAGGAGATCTTCTGAATGTGAAGACGGGCCAACTGGTGCAGTTCCTGCTCAACAAGTATTTAAGTAAAGAGCCCATTACGAGGGAAGCCATGCTGAAGGTTATCAACAGAAAGTACAAGCAGTACTTCCCTGAGATCCTTCGGAGAAGTGCAGAGAACATAGAGATGGTCTTTGGCCTTGAATTGAAGGAAATGGACTCAAGACGTCAGTTCTATATGCTTATCAGCAAGCTGGACTTTCCCAGTCAAGAGAGTCTGAGTGATGGCAGGGACTTTCCCAAGAGCGGGCTCTTGATGGTTCTCCTGACCATGATCTTCATGCATGGCAACCGTGCCACTGAGGAAGAGATGTGGGAATGCCTGGGTGCATTGGGGATGCATAAAGGCAGGAAGGACTACATCTTTGGGGAGCCCCAGGAGCTTGTCACCAAAGATTTGGTGCGAGAGGGGTACCTCGAGTACCGGCAGGTGCCCGGCAGTGATCCTCCACGCTGCGAGTTCCTGTGGGGTCCTAGGGCCCACGCTGAAACCAGCAAAATGAAAGTTCTGGAGTTTGTGGCCAAGCTCAATGATACCGTTGCCAGTACCTACCAGTCCCAGTATGAGGAGGCTCTGAGAGATGAGGAAGAGCAAGCCAGAGCCAGAGCTGCAGCCAGAGCGGCAGCCAGAGCTGCAGCCAGGGCCAGATCTAGCAGGTCCTCCCAGCCCTAG